From a single Miscanthus floridulus cultivar M001 chromosome 8, ASM1932011v1, whole genome shotgun sequence genomic region:
- the LOC136471095 gene encoding protein ALP1-like: protein MNNRLKAFVFAAAAHWLLCVMAIVVRSRKRKRVARREGITYAPIYERDRKRMEYLNDKIWKDDTTCVNMLRMNKARFFRFCKLFRDRGLLEDTVHMCVEEQVAMFLHTVGHNVRNRVIATNFGRSGETVSRYFNKVLHAIGELRDDYIRPPSLDTPAKIEGDPRWYPYFKDCIGALDGTHIRATIPKEMQHAFRGRYKHCTQNVLAAVDFDQKFTYVLAGWEGTAHDALVLRDALTREGGLRVPQGKYYLVDAGYGAKPGFLPPFRGVRYHLNEWGRNPVQNEKELFNRRHCSLRIIVEQAFGALKRRFKVLDDASPFFPYETQVDIVVACCIIHNWVIEDGSDEFNIPSDNDEDTQHTTYAGTASENAIMLAFREGLAAQMWADRQSHGN, encoded by the exons ATGAATAACAGGCTCAAGGCATTTGTTTTTGCTGCTGCTGCACATTGGTTGTTGTGTGTCATGGCAATTGTTGTTCGCTCTAGGAAAAGAAAACGAGTTGCAAGAAGGGAAGGGATTACTTATGCACCAATATATGAAAGAGATAGGAAGAGAATGGAATACCTCAATGACAAAATCTGGAAGGATGACACAACTTGTGTAAACATGCTGAGAATGAACAAAGCACGTTTCTTTAGATTTTGTAAGTTGTTTAGAGATCGTGGTTTACTTGAAGATACCGTTCATATGTGTGTTGAGGAGCAAGTGGCAATGTTTTTGCATACTGTGGGGCACAATGTTAGGAATAGAGTAATTGCAACCAATTTTGGTAGATCCGGAGAAACGGTCAGTCGTTATTTTAACAAAGTACTTCATGCTATTGGTGAGCTACGAGATGATTATATTAGGCCCCCTTCATTGGACACTCCAGCTAAAATTGAAGGAGACCCAAGGTGGTATCCATACTTTAAG GATTGTATAGGAGCACTTGATGGTACACATATAAGAGCCACTATTCCAAAGGAAATGCAGCATGCTTTTCGTGGTAGATACAAGCATTGTACTCAAAATGTACTGGCAGCCGTAGATTTTGACCAAAAGTTCACCTATGTGTTGGCCGGATGGGAGGGGACAGCACATGACGCACTAGTTTTACGTGATGCTTTAACACGTGAGGGTGGCCTTCGTGTGCCACAAG GTAAATATTACCTAGTTGATGCTGGATATGGAGCCAAACCAGGATTTTTACCCCCTTTTCGGGGTGTACGATACCACTTGAATGAATGGGGGAGGAATCCGGTGCAAAATGAGAAGGAATTGTTCAACCGTAGGCACTGCTCATTGAGAATCATAGTAGAGCAAGCATTTGGAGCACTAAAAAGGAGATTCAAAGTACTTGATGATGCCTCTCCTTTTTTTCCTTATGAAACTCAAGTTGATATTGTTGTTGCTTGCTGCATCATTCATAATTGGGTGATTGAAGATGGGAGTGATGAATTCAATATACCAAGTGACAACGATGAGGACACCCAGCACACCACATATGCTGGGACAGCAAGTGAGAATGCCATTATGCTAGCTTTTAGGGAAGGCCTGGCTGCCCAAATGTGGGCAGATCGTCAAAGCCATGGAAACTAG
- the LOC136471096 gene encoding exocyst complex component EXO70A1-like, with translation MDHGGGEGRVVAARRTLRAGVDKSRALGHALARAGPRLEEIQAALPALEAAVRPIRAPQAELAAAGPHIDRAVGPAAAVLKVFDAVHGLEPPLLAPGTAGDLPGYLAVLAQLEEAHRFLADNCGLAAQWLADIVEYLGDRDLADPRFLADLGVTLDELRTPPAGDLDGGLLAAALGILEAEFRRLLADHSAPLAMPQPGAAAGSAAPSRVPAAAVHKLTLILDRLVANGRQDRCVAAYIDARGGVVSASLRALGLDYLRDPSQDAQALGPALELWGRHLEFVVRRLLESERQLCAKVFGQHKDAASACFAEVAAQARVLEFLRFGRAVADAKKDPIKLQRLLEVFDSLNKLRLDFNRLFGGKACAEIQSQTRDLVKLLIDGAVEIFEELIVQVELQRHVPPPVDGGVPRLVTFVVEYCNRLLGEQYRPVLGQVLTIHRSWRKEVFNDRMLVDAVLNIVKALEANFDVWSKAYDNATLSYLFTMNTHWHFFRHLKATKLGEVLGDVWLREHEQYKEYYLSMFIRESWGALSPLLNREGLILFSKGRATARDLVKQRLKTFNSSFDEMHCRQSSWVIPDKDLRERTCNLVVQTIVPTYRSYMQNYGPLVEQEGNASKYVRYTVDGLEKMLSALYVPRPRRAGSFQIKHSSGNIASAMTGLHRSASAVK, from the coding sequence ATGGatcacggcggcggcgagggccgcGTCGTGGCGGCGCGGCGCACGCTGCGTGCCGGCGTGGACAAGTCGCGGGCGCTGGGACACGCGCTGGCCCGCGCGGGGCCACGCCTGGAGGAGATCCAGGCGGCGCTGCCGGCGCTGGAGGCCGCGGTGCGCCCGATCCGCGCGCCGCAAgccgagctcgccgccgccgggccCCACATCGACCGCGCCGtgggccccgccgccgccgtgctcaaGGTGTTTGACGCCGTGCACGGCCTCGAGCCGCCGCTGCTGGCGCCCGGCACGGCCGGGGACCTGCCGGGGTACCTCGCCGTCCTGGCGCAGCTCGAGGAGGCGCACAGGTTCCTCGCCGACAACTGCGGGCTCGCCGCGCAGTGGCTTGCCGACATTGTCGAGTACCTCGGCGACCGCGACCTCGCCGACCCGCGCTTCCTCGCCGACCTCGGGGTCACGCTCGACGAGCTCAGGACACCCCCCGCCGGCGACCTCGACGGCGGGCTCCTGGCCGCCGCCCTCGGTATCCTCGAGGCCGAGTTCCGCCGCCTCCTCGCCGACCACTCCGCGCCGCTCGCGATGCCGCAGCCCGGCGCCGCCGCTGGCTCGGCCGCGCCGTCCCGCGTGCCTGCCGCCGCCGTCCACAAGCTCACCCTAATTCTCGATCGCCTCGTGGCCAACGGCAGGCAAGACCGCTGCGTGGCCGCTTATATCGATGCGCGCGGGGGTGTGGTCAGTGCCAGTCTTCGTGCTCTCGGCCTCGACTACCTGCGCGACCCGTCTCAGGACGCGCAGGCATTGGGACCTGCTCTTGAGTTGTGGGGCCGGCATTTAGAGTTTGTGGTGCGCCGTCTCCTCGAGTCGGAGCGGCAGCTCTGTGCCAAGGTGTTTGGGCAGCATAAGGATGCCGCGTCCGCGTGCTTTGCAGAGGTGGCGGCACAAGCCAGGGTTCTTGAATTCTTGAGGTTTGGCCGTGCGGTTGCTGATGCCAAGAAGGATCCCATCAAGCTCCAGCGTCTGCTAGAGGTGTTTGATTCTTTGAATAAGCTGAGGCTGGACTTCAATAGGTTGTTCGGTGGCAAAGCGTGCGCAGAGATTCAGAGCCAGACAAGGGACCTTGTCAAGTTGTTGATAGACGGCGCTGTCGAGATCTTTGAGGAATTGATTgtgcaggtggagctgcagcGGCACGTGCCTCCCCCAGTTGATGGGGGCGTGCCGCGCTTAGTTACCTTTGTCGTCGAGTACTGCAACCGACTGCTTGGTGAGCAATACAGGCCTGTGCTTGGGCAGGTGCTAACTATCCATCGCAGCTGgcgcaaagaggtgttcaatgaCAGGATGCTTGTTGACGCGGTGCTAAACATTGTCAAGGCCCTTGAAGCTAACTTTGATGTTTGGTCCAAGGCATATGACAATGCTACGCTGTCGTATCTCTTCACGATGAATACCCATTGGCATTTCTTTAGGCATCTAAAGGCTACTAAGCTAGGAGAGGTATTGGGTGATGTGTGGCTGAGAGAGCACGAACAGTACAAGGAATACTATTTGTCAATGTTCATCAGGGAGAGCTGGGGAGCACTTTCACCGCTACTGAACCGGGAGGGATTAATATTGTTCTCCAAGGGCCGGGCCACGGCAAGGGACCTGGTGAAGCAACGCCTCAAAACATTCAATTCGAGCTTTGATGAGATGCATTGCAGGCAATCGTCGTGGGTTATACCAGACAAGGATTTGCGGGAGAGGACATGTAATCTTGTGGTGCAGACTATTGTTCCTACCTACCGGAGCTACATGCAGAACTATGGGCCACTTGTGGAGCAAGAGGGAAATGCCAGCAAGTATGTAAGGTACACTGTCGATGGTTTGGAGAAGATGCTCAGTGCCCTCTACGTGCCCCGGCCCAGGAGGGCTGGGAGCTTCCAGATCAAGCACTCGAGTGGCAATATTGCCAGTGCAATGACCGGGTTGCATCGGAGTGCTTCTGCAGTGAAATAG